One part of the Phragmites australis chromosome 3, lpPhrAust1.1, whole genome shotgun sequence genome encodes these proteins:
- the LOC133913298 gene encoding uncharacterized protein LOC133913298 isoform X1 yields the protein MAAPFFSTPFQPYVYQSLQGSVTAFQISGGDVQVLQVMLKSQEKLTAKPGTMCYMSGNMQMDNIYLPENEGGVWQWIFGKSISSSVFFNPGSDDGYVGIAALFPGRILPVDLANFGGELLCQADAFLCSVNDVSVTRTVEPRPRNAEIGAEMVLKQKLRGQGMAFLVGGGSVMQKILAPREVITVDAACIVAMTMTITFQLKSPNQLRRTVFGGDNQLTASLTGPGVVFIQSLPFHRLSQRIASRSVAAPSLRDNPKFFIQIVMFFFLAYVMIVSSIILTDI from the exons ATGGCCGCGCCCTTCTTCTCCACGCCCTTCCAGCCCTACGTCTACCAG AGCCTGCAAGGATCTGTGACGGCGTTTCAGATATCCGGCGGAGATGTGCAGGTCCTGCAG GTGATGTTGAAGTCTCAGGAGAAGTTGACTGCGAAACCAG GTACAATGTGCTACATGTCTGGGAACATGCAGATGGACAATATTTACTTGCCTGAAAATGAAGGAGGCGTGTGGCAGTGGATTTTTGGGAAAAGCATAAGCAGCTCAGTTTTCTTCAATCCTGGTTCCGATGATGGATATGTTGGGATTGCTGCACTATTTCCTGGGAGGATACTTCCG GTAGATCTAGCAAACTTTGGTGGAGAACTTCTTTGCCAG GCAGATGCTTTTCTGTGTTCAGTCAATGATGTGTCAGTCACTAGGACTGTTGAGCCAAGACCACGGAACGCCGAGATTGGTGCAGAG ATGGTCCTTAAACAAAAGCTTAGGGGCCAGGGGATGGCTTTCCTTGTTGGTGGTGGATCAG TCATGCAGAAAATCCTTGCTCCCCGTGAGGTTATTACTGTTGACGCTGCTTGTATTGTGGCTATGACAATGACCATTACCTTTCAATTGAAGAGCCCTAACCAACTTAGAAGAACAGTCTTTGGG GGTGACAACCAGCTAACAGCATCTCTCACAGGACCAGGTGTTGTTTTCATTCAGAGTCTACCCTTCCATCGACTCTCACAGCGGATTGCCAG TAGATCAGTGGCAGCCCCAAGTTTGAGGGACAACCCGAAGTTCTTCATCCAGATTgtcatgttcttcttcctcgccTATGTCATGATTGTATCATCCATAATTCTGACAGATATTTAG
- the LOC133913298 gene encoding uncharacterized protein LOC133913298 isoform X2, giving the protein MLKSQEKLTAKPGTMCYMSGNMQMDNIYLPENEGGVWQWIFGKSISSSVFFNPGSDDGYVGIAALFPGRILPVDLANFGGELLCQADAFLCSVNDVSVTRTVEPRPRNAEIGAEMVLKQKLRGQGMAFLVGGGSVMQKILAPREVITVDAACIVAMTMTITFQLKSPNQLRRTVFGGDNQLTASLTGPGVVFIQSLPFHRLSQRIASRSVAAPSLRDNPKFFIQIVMFFFLAYVMIVSSIILTDI; this is encoded by the exons ATGTTGAAGTCTCAGGAGAAGTTGACTGCGAAACCAG GTACAATGTGCTACATGTCTGGGAACATGCAGATGGACAATATTTACTTGCCTGAAAATGAAGGAGGCGTGTGGCAGTGGATTTTTGGGAAAAGCATAAGCAGCTCAGTTTTCTTCAATCCTGGTTCCGATGATGGATATGTTGGGATTGCTGCACTATTTCCTGGGAGGATACTTCCG GTAGATCTAGCAAACTTTGGTGGAGAACTTCTTTGCCAG GCAGATGCTTTTCTGTGTTCAGTCAATGATGTGTCAGTCACTAGGACTGTTGAGCCAAGACCACGGAACGCCGAGATTGGTGCAGAG ATGGTCCTTAAACAAAAGCTTAGGGGCCAGGGGATGGCTTTCCTTGTTGGTGGTGGATCAG TCATGCAGAAAATCCTTGCTCCCCGTGAGGTTATTACTGTTGACGCTGCTTGTATTGTGGCTATGACAATGACCATTACCTTTCAATTGAAGAGCCCTAACCAACTTAGAAGAACAGTCTTTGGG GGTGACAACCAGCTAACAGCATCTCTCACAGGACCAGGTGTTGTTTTCATTCAGAGTCTACCCTTCCATCGACTCTCACAGCGGATTGCCAG TAGATCAGTGGCAGCCCCAAGTTTGAGGGACAACCCGAAGTTCTTCATCCAGATTgtcatgttcttcttcctcgccTATGTCATGATTGTATCATCCATAATTCTGACAGATATTTAG